From the genome of Leptospira andrefontaineae, one region includes:
- a CDS encoding methyl-accepting chemotaxis protein gives MSIRFRISLYLSVVLLSGSIILTAINSVGSYFSLKYQVEDGSRMAGERFAYEVKDFLDAALGSLRGTQFLLETSKPTREEVVAALWKLVEANNYYFGTWVVFEPNGFDGPDARYKNKPPYHDGTGRFVPYINKSKGAVIAEPVIYYENLDESGAFYTVPKKSLHDYVADPFSYPVGGKDVLMVSIVKPVFRGGSFSGVVGIDLAMENLQELLGPIRPFRGEGYLTLISPNGTYAANGKDPSLVGKKNPDQEWLKQITEGIAKGKSFSLHGGGEGHHFFPFLLGNYDKPWAVEVSIPDSIFWSDMRGVILQTILSSLIIMVVILIILNLIFNKLITSGLLEAIGFSEKIADGDLTSHIEIAREDEIGKLLKSMDMMKVNLSKIILDIKTSSTKLNSTSDQMAESSRNFSDVAQAQASAAEESSAAVEELAASAENVRRSMEKAIENMKEIDTNVVLLREQIGTINNEMQTLSQVASESQERAVTGENAMGATNQAMDEIGESASRINEILSIITEISEKTNLLALNAAIEAARAGEAGKGFAVVAEEISKLASQTSSSVQEIGELVDSTNNAVHNGNTKVKEASDILRKLRTSVDSFGLSAKKVLESVRTQEKNTQDIHQSANFLMSFSLQIEEAVQEQKRATDEITKTIVSISEGTQEVASGADDLTSYSGEMHQQSEGLLKSVDKFKL, from the coding sequence ATGAGTATTCGATTCAGGATTTCACTTTATCTATCGGTAGTTTTACTCTCCGGTTCGATCATTTTGACCGCAATCAACTCGGTCGGATCCTATTTCAGCCTGAAGTATCAGGTAGAAGATGGATCCAGAATGGCAGGCGAACGATTCGCCTATGAGGTAAAGGATTTTCTGGATGCAGCATTGGGTTCTCTTAGGGGGACCCAATTTCTATTAGAAACTTCTAAACCAACAAGGGAAGAGGTAGTAGCCGCACTTTGGAAATTAGTTGAGGCAAATAATTATTATTTCGGGACCTGGGTAGTATTCGAACCGAACGGTTTCGATGGACCTGATGCAAGATACAAAAATAAACCTCCTTATCATGATGGAACAGGAAGATTTGTTCCTTATATCAATAAATCAAAAGGTGCTGTCATCGCAGAACCGGTAATATATTATGAAAACCTGGATGAATCCGGAGCATTCTATACCGTTCCGAAGAAATCACTTCATGATTATGTTGCAGATCCTTTTTCTTATCCTGTAGGTGGAAAAGATGTACTTATGGTTTCCATAGTGAAACCTGTATTTAGAGGCGGAAGTTTTTCCGGAGTAGTGGGCATAGATCTTGCCATGGAAAATCTACAGGAACTCTTGGGGCCTATCCGACCGTTTAGGGGAGAAGGTTATCTTACACTTATTTCTCCGAATGGGACCTATGCTGCGAATGGTAAAGACCCTTCCTTGGTTGGTAAAAAAAATCCGGACCAAGAATGGTTAAAACAGATCACTGAAGGGATCGCAAAAGGAAAATCTTTCTCCTTGCATGGAGGAGGAGAGGGTCATCATTTTTTCCCATTTTTATTAGGAAATTATGATAAACCATGGGCGGTAGAAGTATCGATCCCAGATTCCATCTTTTGGTCTGATATGAGAGGAGTGATCTTACAGACGATTTTATCTTCTTTGATAATTATGGTTGTGATCCTGATCATTCTAAACCTGATCTTTAATAAATTAATTACTAGCGGATTATTAGAAGCGATCGGTTTCTCCGAGAAGATTGCAGATGGGGATCTAACTTCTCATATAGAGATCGCAAGAGAAGACGAGATAGGTAAACTACTCAAGTCCATGGATATGATGAAGGTGAATCTTTCCAAGATCATCTTGGATATCAAAACTTCTTCTACAAAACTAAATAGTACTTCGGACCAAATGGCTGAGTCCAGTCGTAACTTCTCGGATGTAGCCCAAGCACAAGCTTCCGCGGCGGAAGAATCTTCAGCAGCGGTGGAAGAACTTGCTGCATCAGCGGAGAATGTTCGTAGGTCAATGGAAAAAGCGATTGAGAACATGAAGGAGATAGATACAAACGTAGTTCTTCTTCGTGAACAGATCGGAACGATCAATAATGAAATGCAAACATTATCTCAAGTAGCTTCAGAATCCCAAGAGCGAGCCGTTACAGGTGAGAATGCGATGGGAGCCACGAATCAAGCGATGGATGAGATTGGTGAGAGTGCGAGCCGTATCAACGAGATCTTATCTATCATCACTGAAATATCTGAAAAGACAAACCTTCTTGCATTGAATGCAGCAATAGAAGCGGCTCGTGCTGGAGAAGCGGGTAAAGGATTTGCAGTGGTAGCAGAAGAGATCAGTAAACTTGCATCTCAAACATCATCTTCAGTCCAAGAGATTGGAGAACTTGTGGATTCCACAAACAATGCAGTTCATAATGGAAACACTAAGGTTAAAGAAGCGAGCGATATACTTCGTAAACTTAGAACCTCTGTAGATTCTTTTGGATTATCGGCGAAGAAGGTATTGGAATCTGTTCGAACCCAAGAGAAGAATACACAAGACATCCATCAATCAGCGAACTTCTTAATGAGTTTCAGTTTACAAATTGAGGAAGCAGTCCAAGAACAGAAACGTGCTACTGATGAGATCACTAAGACAATCGTAAGTATCTCAGAGGGAACCCAGGAAGTTGCTTCTGGAGCGGATGATCTAACTTCTTACTCAGGAGAAATGCACCAACAATCAGAAGGACTTCTGAAATCTGTGGATAAATTTAAGTTATAA
- a CDS encoding PP2C family protein-serine/threonine phosphatase yields the protein MNLSNKKAGILNPWSFLETEFNYREVSAWKDFVRIDQSFIRLAFFLHFLVYFLALIPEIQKSAHGTIYFGLILSLNILSLVLSFQRKYLPAVIHGTNFSIIFLVMLILNESFYSFDDLHSLQLYNNYFLLVGFLVLFQMFRLKVKGCFLTATYSIVLHLGFIYFKLKNGPLPGFPLVLFVPDVVYLILSLIGTTIVVIVRRLVRISSELDSEYRFLQHELQIARKVQETLFPEDISIKGFKYEVFRSTPNEIGGDFYDFIQLREGNTGVFLTDIAGHGIASALVASFIKIMVATMPYRLKLHPVRLLEYLDETLLRQFKSHHASAVYIFFDFISKEIHFANGGHPYLMHSQNGNDFREIETTGSILGFGIKRPIAELVSLPIQSAERLFLYTDGLIENRNPQGKQLGSEGLIEILNRNKSFTDLKQFKEAVQVELSAFFGDAEFEDDTLFLIIEME from the coding sequence ATGAATCTATCCAATAAAAAAGCTGGAATACTCAACCCTTGGTCTTTCCTGGAAACTGAGTTCAATTACAGGGAAGTAAGTGCGTGGAAAGACTTTGTCCGTATCGATCAATCATTCATTCGACTCGCTTTTTTTCTCCACTTTTTAGTCTATTTTTTAGCTCTAATCCCTGAAATACAGAAATCAGCTCATGGGACCATCTACTTCGGTCTTATCTTAAGTTTAAATATACTTAGCTTAGTTCTTTCTTTCCAAAGAAAATATCTGCCTGCAGTCATTCATGGTACAAACTTTAGCATTATCTTTTTGGTAATGTTGATCTTAAACGAATCCTTCTATAGCTTCGACGATCTTCATAGTTTACAACTTTATAATAATTATTTCCTTCTAGTTGGATTTTTGGTCTTATTCCAAATGTTCCGTCTGAAAGTAAAAGGTTGTTTCTTAACTGCTACTTATTCTATCGTATTACATCTTGGATTTATTTATTTTAAACTCAAGAACGGTCCACTTCCTGGATTTCCTTTAGTTCTATTCGTTCCGGATGTAGTTTATCTAATCTTAAGTTTGATCGGGACTACGATTGTTGTGATTGTCCGAAGGTTAGTTCGTATTTCTTCCGAGCTGGATTCTGAGTATAGATTCTTGCAACATGAACTCCAGATTGCCAGAAAAGTGCAGGAGACTTTATTTCCGGAAGATATAAGTATCAAAGGTTTTAAATACGAGGTATTTAGATCCACTCCCAACGAGATCGGCGGGGATTTTTACGATTTTATACAATTAAGGGAAGGAAACACAGGAGTTTTCTTAACCGATATTGCAGGTCACGGGATCGCTTCTGCGTTAGTCGCATCATTTATCAAAATTATGGTAGCGACCATGCCTTATCGCCTGAAACTCCATCCAGTCCGACTGCTGGAATATTTGGACGAGACACTTCTCCGGCAATTCAAGTCCCATCATGCTTCTGCAGTATATATATTTTTTGATTTCATTTCCAAAGAGATCCATTTCGCAAACGGGGGGCACCCTTATTTAATGCATTCCCAGAATGGAAATGACTTTAGGGAAATTGAAACTACTGGAAGTATATTAGGTTTTGGGATCAAAAGGCCGATCGCTGAACTGGTTTCTTTGCCGATCCAGTCTGCAGAAAGGTTGTTTTTATACACCGATGGATTGATAGAGAACCGAAATCCACAAGGAAAACAGCTTGGAAGTGAAGGCCTAATTGAAATCCTGAACAGAAATAAGTCTTTTACCGATTTAAAACAGTTTAAAGAAGCCGTCCAAGTAGAACTCTCCGCATTTTTTGGAGACGCCGAGTTCGAAGACGACACACTTTTCCTGATCATCGAGATGGAGTAA
- a CDS encoding LA_0442/LA_0875 N-terminal domain-containing protein: MFLGVWPKRPLAYVAGLFFLFGFGELFSADFVRLKNGQVVRGKIILEDEEKVLVAENDDYVRFVDKDNVAQVSYEKGKQNVGASTLDKKTAPQRVSDVPQGHVETGPPNMYGPSAGSSNGNGGDTSIEVIHEVVTDFIWRGLSFSGEIANRRDNESYRAMTFVPSYQPTVTFNTPLKGFQVQFWGNFQLTERNDRDNDGRFQMYPGGAGPAYAGQGSAGSLSPFSAPSPDALNSACPYDTQANFMAGNPTTGSTCGGDVPGFKKEQNGMKRSDGLFYAFYYNFEKTSWGTFTAGIWFYNTFQKSSAYLSPSLGAYNSSAAQGVAGANNPSTQITRLAWQEYFFFWKLPFLQWANPTISFYTQFSQENAGLMAGKNYLSLTMGHEFFEGNFFRILPQVNIGYAMSNNIVDNRYGIQDITSTLTFFFGKFFFKAADVYRPNLYMYDTDNYYGATGGYVNTSSKDSKIVDPGKVNGPANQLVLDFINSSTSIPDQLRQSVRESYLLQKIPSHLVWFSIGFSQNF; encoded by the coding sequence ATGTTCCTTGGAGTTTGGCCGAAGCGTCCGCTTGCTTACGTGGCAGGATTATTTTTTCTATTCGGTTTCGGAGAATTATTCTCAGCCGATTTCGTTCGTTTAAAGAACGGACAAGTGGTCCGAGGTAAGATCATCTTAGAAGACGAAGAAAAAGTATTAGTCGCAGAGAATGATGACTATGTCCGCTTCGTGGATAAGGATAATGTTGCTCAGGTAAGTTACGAAAAAGGAAAACAGAATGTAGGAGCTTCTACATTAGATAAGAAAACGGCTCCACAAAGAGTTTCCGATGTTCCCCAAGGTCATGTAGAGACCGGTCCCCCTAATATGTATGGTCCAAGTGCGGGTTCAAGCAACGGTAACGGGGGAGACACTTCTATAGAAGTGATACACGAGGTGGTCACAGACTTTATCTGGCGGGGACTTAGTTTCTCCGGAGAGATCGCAAATCGAAGAGACAACGAAAGTTATAGAGCGATGACATTCGTTCCTTCTTACCAACCTACTGTTACTTTTAATACTCCATTAAAAGGTTTCCAAGTTCAATTCTGGGGAAACTTTCAATTAACAGAACGTAATGATAGGGATAATGATGGAAGATTCCAAATGTATCCTGGAGGAGCCGGACCTGCTTATGCTGGACAAGGATCTGCTGGTTCTTTGAGCCCTTTCTCCGCTCCTTCTCCGGATGCGTTAAACTCTGCTTGCCCTTATGATACTCAGGCAAACTTTATGGCGGGAAATCCGACAACAGGTTCAACTTGCGGTGGGGACGTTCCAGGTTTCAAAAAAGAACAGAACGGTATGAAACGTTCTGATGGATTGTTCTACGCATTCTATTATAATTTTGAGAAGACTAGTTGGGGAACTTTTACTGCAGGTATCTGGTTCTATAATACTTTCCAAAAGAGTTCCGCCTATCTTTCTCCTTCATTAGGAGCATACAATTCATCCGCAGCACAAGGAGTTGCTGGAGCAAATAACCCTTCTACCCAGATCACTCGTTTGGCATGGCAGGAATATTTCTTCTTTTGGAAATTGCCTTTCTTGCAGTGGGCTAATCCAACTATCTCTTTTTATACACAATTCTCTCAAGAGAATGCAGGTTTGATGGCTGGTAAAAACTATCTATCCTTAACAATGGGACATGAATTTTTTGAAGGGAATTTTTTCAGAATACTTCCTCAGGTTAATATAGGTTATGCGATGAGTAATAATATCGTAGATAACAGATATGGTATCCAGGATATCACTTCCACGCTCACTTTCTTTTTCGGAAAATTCTTTTTCAAGGCGGCGGACGTATATAGACCTAATTTATATATGTATGATACAGACAATTATTATGGAGCGACAGGCGGTTATGTAAATACCAGTTCCAAAGACAGCAAGATCGTGGATCCTGGGAAGGTGAACGGTCCTGCAAATCAGTTGGTGCTGGACTTTATCAATTCCTCCACTTCTATTCCCGATCAGTTGAGGCAATCTGTAAGAGAATCATATCTTCTGCAGAAAATTCCTTCTCACTTGGTTTGGTTTAGTATAGGTTTCAGCCAAAACTTCTAA